One window of the Diospyros lotus cultivar Yz01 chromosome 12, ASM1463336v1, whole genome shotgun sequence genome contains the following:
- the LOC127813985 gene encoding uncharacterized protein LOC127813985 yields the protein MGWKAAQKLIHHWKVLRGDNVMITRGKDKGETGVIKRVIRSQNRVIVEGKNLVKKHIKQGQGHEGGIFTVEAPLHVSNVQVLDPVTGTPCKVGIRYLEDGSKVRISRGIGASGSIIPRPEILKIRTTPRPTIAGPKDTPMDLVLEKTYDPQTGKGLPDL from the exons ATGGGTTGGAAAGCAGCTCAGAAACTCATACACCACTGGAAGGTTCTCAGAGGAGATAAT GTGATGATAACAAGGGGCAAAGATAAAGGTGAGACTGGAGTTATTAAGCGGGTCATTCGCTCGCAAAACCGTGTGATTGTTGAGGGAAAAAATCTG GTAAAGAAACATATCAAGCAAGGGCAGGGGCACGAGGGTGGTATTTTTACAGTTGAAGCCCCCCTCCATGTGTCGAATGTTCAAGTTCTTGATCCGGTTACAGG GACACCTTGTAAGGTAGGAATTAGGTATCTAGAAGATGGCAGCAAAGTAAGAATTTCTCGAGGGATAGGAGCATCAGGGTCTATAATTCCTCGTCCTGAGATCCTAAAGATAAGGACTACACCTAGACCTACAATTG CTGGCCCCAAGGATACTCCCATGGATTTGGTGCTAGAAAAGACGTATGATCCTCAAACTGGCAAGGGCTTGCCTGATCTGTAA